One window of Clarias gariepinus isolate MV-2021 ecotype Netherlands chromosome 21, CGAR_prim_01v2, whole genome shotgun sequence genomic DNA carries:
- the hspb3 gene encoding heat shock protein beta-3, giving the protein MAGQEQGVTISHGISCPVRHKEHFENKDLEKCREIHHLFALPGPGIQELKLDTRNRTGFLCSDEDLGEPQFQILLDVTQFKPEDILIQVFEGWLMVRGQHGTRMDEHGFVSRSFTRQYQLPDHQMQAGDLKAMLCHDGILVVETKERWWAAAN; this is encoded by the coding sequence ATGGCAGGACAGGAACAGGGAGTCACCATTTCCCATGGAATCTCATGCCCCGTACGGCACAAGGAGCATTTCGAAAATAAGGATTTAGAAAAGTGCAGAGAAATCCATCACTTGTTTGCGTTGCCAGGACCCGGGATCCAGGAACTTAAACTGGACACCAGAAACCGGACTGGATTTCTATGCAGCGACGAGGATTTGGGGGAGCCCCAGTTTCAAATCCTTCTGGATGTGACCCAGTTCAAACCCGAGGACATTCTTATCCAGGTGTTTGAAGGGTGGCTGATGGTCCGAGGGCAACATGGCACACGGATGGATGAACACGGCTTCGTGTCGCGAAGCTTCACCAGACAGTACCAGCTGCCTGATCATCAAATGCAGGCAGGAGACCTGaaagccatgctgtgtcatgACGGAATATTAGTCGTGGAAACCAAAGAAAGATGGTGGGCTGCAGCTAATTAG